In Deinococcus sonorensis KR-87, a single window of DNA contains:
- a CDS encoding glyoxalase superfamily protein, translating to MNTLWKDQARRLVQALPQPGTRLRHSHALEVVARVYGFPNWDTLCAQPAVALPDPAGSAKRLQAALRTYGVLVDTEQATELCRACLLEGFNVGEDDQAHALPFELPWYAISRLRNAWVFPETVRTLAPWPVLPLALRDIISPAEQRLIQQARYLKWSTEHGFQADGRPIRSLAGLSDPWLMRWYTLHLTSGASGYLLFCATHGLRGFSPKWRTGHGLFESWTGLELRRGIPAPPPALPLSVAHRVTLIYGNAASDRLTPLVSRAYGAAKTGKSYLLSDTELMGTAAGALSVPGPCTVLGHAQHGLKVLNERGAGADDTLALVLNHEHSTLTLLREAQERGMRLILSLNVEHVEQVTRTIKGYHLGADVQLVDATRMRVPLPSPQPPERTASGHRH from the coding sequence ATGAACACATTATGGAAAGACCAGGCGCGGCGGCTGGTGCAGGCGCTGCCGCAGCCAGGAACCCGTCTTCGTCACAGTCACGCTCTTGAAGTCGTGGCCAGGGTGTATGGGTTTCCGAACTGGGACACGCTGTGTGCCCAGCCTGCTGTTGCACTGCCGGACCCCGCCGGCTCCGCGAAGCGGCTCCAGGCCGCATTAAGGACATACGGCGTGCTTGTGGACACGGAACAAGCCACGGAGCTGTGCCGAGCGTGCCTGCTGGAAGGGTTCAACGTCGGGGAGGACGACCAAGCGCATGCGCTGCCGTTTGAGCTGCCCTGGTATGCAATCAGCCGACTTCGTAATGCCTGGGTGTTCCCCGAAACGGTCCGGACGCTCGCCCCGTGGCCAGTCCTCCCCTTGGCGCTCCGGGACATCATCTCGCCTGCGGAGCAGCGGCTGATCCAGCAGGCGCGTTATTTGAAGTGGTCCACGGAGCACGGTTTTCAGGCGGACGGGCGCCCCATCCGGTCCCTGGCCGGTCTCTCTGACCCCTGGCTGATGCGCTGGTATACGCTGCATCTCACCAGCGGCGCGTCGGGTTACCTGCTGTTCTGCGCCACCCATGGGCTGAGGGGATTCAGCCCGAAGTGGCGCACCGGGCACGGCCTGTTTGAGTCCTGGACCGGCCTGGAGTTGAGGCGGGGCATCCCTGCACCGCCGCCCGCGCTGCCACTCAGCGTGGCTCACCGGGTGACCCTGATCTACGGGAACGCGGCTTCCGACCGTCTCACGCCCCTGGTGTCCAGGGCGTACGGGGCGGCAAAGACGGGAAAGAGTTACCTGCTGTCCGATACCGAGCTGATGGGAACCGCCGCAGGCGCGTTGAGCGTGCCTGGACCCTGCACCGTGCTGGGGCACGCTCAGCACGGCCTGAAGGTGCTCAACGAGCGCGGCGCCGGAGCCGACGATACGCTGGCACTGGTCCTCAACCATGAGCACTCGACGTTGACGCTGCTCAGGGAGGCCCAGGAGCGCGGCATGCGTCTCATTCTGAGCCTGAACGTTGAACACGTTGAGCAGGTCACCCGGACCATCAAAGGATATCATTTGGGTGCAGATGTTCAGCTGGTGGACGCAACCCGAATGAGGGTTCCTTTGCCCTCTCCCCAACCACCCGAGCGCACCGCGTCCGGTCATCGTCACTGA
- a CDS encoding ParA family protein: MGRLLISLASLKGGVGKTTSAIHIAGQLTRRDRGGVAVVDRDRTRSATSWSRGGHLPFFVGTQDAVMRRADEFGSLVIDSRGGLENEELLEMAEASDFLLLPTNVEYMSLDAMAQTAEALAEMGTRAFAVLFTMAKPGKRLDTARVVLEELGLPVMAATVRQSDAFKDASEQSVLVRDVRGNRLAKTCWADYEAVVDELFVRMGRAEVEA, translated from the coding sequence ATGGGCAGACTCCTGATTTCACTTGCCAGCCTCAAGGGTGGGGTGGGCAAGACCACCTCTGCCATCCACATCGCCGGACAGCTCACCCGCCGGGACAGGGGAGGCGTCGCGGTGGTGGACCGCGACCGGACCCGCAGCGCCACCAGCTGGAGCCGGGGCGGACACCTCCCGTTCTTCGTCGGAACGCAGGACGCCGTGATGCGCCGCGCCGACGAGTTCGGCAGCCTGGTCATCGACAGCCGCGGCGGTCTTGAGAACGAGGAGTTGCTGGAGATGGCGGAGGCGAGTGACTTTCTGCTGCTGCCTACCAACGTGGAGTACATGAGTCTGGACGCCATGGCGCAGACGGCCGAGGCGCTCGCGGAGATGGGCACGCGGGCGTTCGCGGTGCTGTTCACCATGGCCAAACCTGGAAAACGGCTCGACACCGCCCGGGTGGTGCTCGAGGAGCTGGGTCTCCCGGTCATGGCCGCCACAGTCCGTCAGTCGGACGCCTTCAAGGACGCGAGTGAGCAGAGCGTGCTGGTGAGGGACGTGCGCGGTAACCGGCTGGCGAAAACCTGCTGGGCCGACTACGAGGCGGTGGTGGACGAATTGTTCGTCCGCATGGGCCGCGCGGAGGTGGAGGCGTGA
- a CDS encoding tyrosine-type recombinase/integrase → MDQGGNVSEGPALTPSFTLDRPRTHLLDQASAWTSLPEDELRRRATEAARDKNLPVLWDLTVTYLTTLSQVGITISPHTLRSYRTGVRQFLTHAEDRAWNLLRPRRNDAAFWVTSLTANREGTQRKAPATVRSRVAAANALYAALRWAGATDAQPFQDVKQPRDHTDAISKRPPYRETVVHRALAAAEREQRTDLRVLILLTAHAGLRIEEALTLTWKDIDTGNRRLTVRGKGEKVRIVGISGTLLDALQDHVGHGHDRRLFTYRYRSGAAYHLRRLMEAEGLKWTGFHPYRKYNGTLLYKRTRDFARVAHHLGHASVNITRAYVEVPADDLAAELADL, encoded by the coding sequence ATGGACCAGGGAGGAAACGTCAGCGAAGGACCAGCCCTTACCCCCTCCTTCACCCTGGACCGCCCCCGCACCCACCTTCTCGACCAGGCGTCCGCATGGACCAGCCTCCCCGAAGACGAACTGAGACGCCGCGCCACCGAAGCGGCCAGGGACAAGAACCTCCCCGTCCTCTGGGACCTGACCGTCACGTACCTCACCACCCTCTCGCAGGTCGGCATCACCATCAGCCCCCATACTCTGCGCTCGTATCGCACCGGCGTCCGGCAATTCCTCACTCACGCCGAGGACCGCGCCTGGAACCTCCTGCGGCCCCGGCGCAACGACGCGGCCTTCTGGGTCACCAGCCTCACCGCGAACAGGGAAGGAACACAGCGGAAAGCGCCCGCGACGGTCCGCTCCCGAGTCGCGGCCGCGAACGCCTTATACGCCGCCCTGCGCTGGGCAGGAGCGACGGATGCCCAGCCGTTCCAGGACGTGAAGCAACCGAGGGACCACACCGACGCCATCAGCAAACGCCCACCGTACCGGGAGACCGTGGTGCACCGCGCCCTCGCGGCAGCGGAACGGGAACAGCGCACCGACCTGCGGGTTCTGATCCTCCTGACGGCCCATGCCGGATTGCGGATCGAAGAGGCCCTGACGCTCACCTGGAAGGACATCGATACCGGGAACCGTCGTCTGACCGTCCGGGGCAAGGGAGAAAAGGTGCGTATTGTCGGCATCTCCGGGACGCTGCTCGATGCGTTGCAGGATCACGTGGGCCATGGGCACGATAGGCGACTCTTCACCTACCGCTACCGCTCGGGCGCGGCCTACCACCTCAGGCGACTGATGGAAGCAGAGGGGTTGAAGTGGACGGGGTTCCACCCGTACCGGAAGTACAACGGAACACTCTTGTACAAACGCACCCGGGACTTCGCTCGCGTGGCGCACCACCTGGGGCATGCGAGCGTCAACATCACTCGCGCCTACGTTGAAGTCCCGGCGGACGACCTCGCGGCCGAGCTCGCCGACCTCTAA